Sequence from the Microbacterium sp. 1.5R genome:
TTCGGCTACTACTACAACAAGCTCTTCAAGGGCTACGCGGAGAACCCGGCTGACGCCGTCTACAAGTCCTGCACCCCCGACGGCGACTACTCCGTGACGATCGACCTGAACAAGCCGTTCGCAGGGTTCGTGGCGTCGCTGTCGCTGCCGTCCTTCTCCATGCAGAGCCCTTCGGCCCTGCAGGAGTTCGGTGCTGACGAGGTCAGCGGCTCGGCCGAGGCACCCGTCCTCTCGGAGTACGCGATGGGGCACCCGGTCGGTACCGGCCCGTACCAGTTCGACGAGTGGGCGCCGGGCGAGCAGGTCTCACTCAAGGCGTACGACGACTACTGGGGCGAGGCGGGTCAGATCGACGAGATCATCTTCCGCACGATCGACGACCCGACCGCGCGTCGTCAGGCTCTCGAGTCCGGCTCCATCGACGGCTACGACCTCGTCGGTCCGGCCGACACGCAGGCACTCGAGGACGACGGCTTCACCATGGTCTCCCGTCCTCCGTTCACGATCCTGTACCTCGCGTTCAACCAGGCGCTCCCTGAGCTGCAGGACCCGAAGGTCCGCGAGGCGCTCTCGTACGCGGTCGACAAGGATGCATTGATCAGCCAGGTCCTGCCCGAGGGCACCGAGAAGGCGATCGAGTTCGTGCCCGACACCGTCAACGGCTACAACCCCGATGTCACGACCTACGACTACGACCCCGAGAAGGCCAAGGAGCTGCTGGCAGAGGCCGGCTACGACGAGGCCAACCCGCTGAAGCTGACCTTCAACTACCCGGTCAACGTCTCGCGTCCCTACATGCCGGACCCCGAGCAGATCTTCACGGTCCTCTCGTCGCAGCTCGCCGAGGTCGGCGTCGAGACCACCCCGGTCTCGGAGGAGTGGGTCGAGTACCTCGACCGCACCACCGGCACGTCGGACCACGGCATCCACCTGCTCGGCTGGACCGGTGACTACAACGACACGGACAACTTCGTCGGCGTCTTCTTCGGGCAGCAGAGCTCCGAGTGGGGCTTCGACAACCCGGAGCTGTTCCAGAAGCTCAACGAGGCTCGCGGCGTCTCCAACCTCGAGGACCAGACGGCCCTCTACGAGGAGATCAACGAGATGGTCGCGCAGTTCATCCCCGGTGTCCCGCTCGCGCACCCGGCGCCCACACTGGCGTTCGACCCGCGTGTCGAGAGCTACCCCGCCAGCCCGGTGAACGACGAGGTCTTCACGGACATCGTCCTCACCGAGTAGGTCTGACCGACTGAGTTGCCCACCCGGGTCCCCGCGCTCGCCGCGGGGACCCGGGCCCGGCGTACCTTCTGATCAACGGAGACCTCTTGCTGCGCACCATCGGCAGACGACTGCTTTTCCTCATCCCCACCCTGATCGGCCTCAGCATCCTGCTGTTCGCCTGGGTCAGGGCCCTCCCCGGCGGCCCGGCCGTCGCGCTTCTCGGCGAGAAGGCGACACCCGAGGCCATCGCGAGGGTCAACGAGCTCTACGGCTTCAACAAGCCCATCATCGAGCAGTACTTCATCTGGGTCGGCCGCCTGCTGCAGGGCGACTTCGGCACATCGATCCAGACCAACCGGCCGGTCACGGAGGAGTTCTTCCGCCGATTCCCGGCCACGATCGAGCTGAGCGTCGTCGCGCTCATCTTCGCGGTCGGCGTGGGCATCCCGCTCGGATACTGGGCCGCTCGCCGCCACGGCAAGTTCACCGACCACGCGTCGGTCGTGCTGAGTCTCATCGGCATCACCATCCCGGTGTTCTTCCTCGCCTTCATCCTCAAGTACGTGTTCGCCGTGCAGCTCGGCTGGCTGCCGTCGGACGGCAGGCAGAATCCACGAATAGACGCCACCCATCCGACGGGGTTCTATGTGTGGGACGGCATCATCACCGGCGAGTTCGACGCCTCCTGGGATGCCCTCATGCACCTGGTGCTCCCGGCACTCGCGCTCGGCACCATCCCGCTCGCGATCATCGTCCGCATCACCAGGGCGAGCGTGCTCGAAGTGCAGAACGCGGACTACGTGCGGACGGGGCGGGCGAAGGGCGTCGGCTCGTCGACGCTGCGCAGTCGCTTCATCCTCCGCAACGCGATGCTGCCGGTGATCACGACGATCGGTCTGCAGACCGGGCTCCTGATCTCGGGGGCAGTGCTCACCGAGACCGTCTTCGCGTTCCCCGGCATCGGGTCCTTCCTCGCGAGGGCGATCTTCACACGGGACTTCCCCGTGCTGCAGGGGTTCATCATCTTCATCGCGATCGCCTACGCGCTGATCAACCTGGCCGTCGATGTGTCGTACAGCTTCATCGATCCGAGAGTGCGGGTGCAGTGATGATCCGTCTCGTTCTCCGAAAGGGGGTGGCGTCATGACCATCTCGCTCCCACCCGCGCAGGGACCGTCCGCGGCGAGCGGCTCGGTCGTCGACACGGTCGCCGTGAATCAGGCCGGCCTCAAAGAGGGGCCCGGGGGGTTCTGGCGCGACGTGTTCCGCCGCCTCCGCCGCAACCCGACGGCCTGGATCGGCGCCGGCATCGTGCTGGTGTTCGTCCTCGTCTCGGTGCTCGCGCCATTGCTCGCCCCGTACCCCGAGACGGCGTTGCCCGGCGCGAAGTACATCACGCCGACGCACATCCCCGGTCCGGGGGAGCTGCCGGAGTTCCCCCTCGGGCTCGACCGCTTCGGCGGCGATGTGCTCTCCAAGCTCATCTGGGGCGCGCAGGCGTCGCTGCTGATCGGTGTGATCTCGACCGCGCTCGGTCTGGTCGGCGGAATGATCCTCGGACTCCTCGCCGGCACGTTCGGCGGATGGGTCGACACCCTCATCATGCGCATCGTCGACATCATCCTGTCGGTGCCGAACCTGCTGCTGGCGGTATCCATCGCCGCGATCCTGGGTCAGACGCCCTTCGCGGTGATGATCGCCATCGGAGCATCCCAGGTTCCGATCTTCGCCCGCCTCCTGCGGGCGTCGATGCTGCAGCAGCGATCGAGCGACTACGTGCTCTCCGCCCAGACGCTGGGGCTCGGTCGCGGGCAGATCACCATGTCGCACGTGCTGCCGAACGCCATCGGACCTGTCATCGTGCAGGGCACGCTCACGCTCGCGACGGCGGTGATCGATGCGGCGGCGCTGTCGTTCCTCGGTCTCGGCGGCGGTCGCCCCGAGACGGCCGAGTGGGGCCGCATGCTCACCTATGCGCAGGCCGAGCTGGCCATCGCGCCATGGCTGGCATTCCTGCCCGGCATCTGCATCGCGGTCACCGCGCTCGGCTTCACCCTGTTCGGTGAAGCCCTGCGCGAGGCCATGGACCCGAGGACGAGAGCACGATGAACGCTGCGAAAGAGACACGGACCACGGACGCTCCGCTGCTGTCCGTTGAAGGGCTGGCGGTCGACTTCGCCACCATGGACGGCGTCGTGCACGCCGTCGAGGGAGTCGACCTCGAGATCGCGCCGGGCCAGACCGTCGCGATCGTGGGGGAGTCCGGGTCGGGCAAGTCGACCACTGCCATGGCCATCATCGGGCTGCTCGCCGGTGGCGGGCGCGTGGCCGGCGGCAGCATCCGCCTCGACGGCAAGGACATCACCCGCGCTCCCGAGAGCGAGCTGCGCACCATCCGCGGGCGCGACATCGGCCTCGTGCCGCAGGACCCCATGTCGAACCTGAATCCGGTCGCGAAGATCGGCACCCAGGTCGCCGAGACCCTGCTCGCCCACGGACTCGCCACCAGGCAGAACGTGCAGCAGAAGGTCGTCGAGGCGCTGACAGCCGCCGGACTGCCGGATCCCGAGAAGCGCGCGAAGCAGTACCCGCACGAGTTCTCCGGCGGCATGCGCCAGCGCGCGCTGATCGCGATCGGCCTGGCGTGCAAACCGCGCCTGCTGATCGCGGACGAGCCGACGAGCGCGCTCGACGTGACGGTGCAGCAGACGATCCTCGACCAGATCGGCGACATGACGCGCGAGCTCGGCACCGCCGTGCTGCTCATCACGCACGATCTGGGACTCGCGGCCGAGCGTGCCGAGCGCGTCATCGTGATGCACCGCGGCAAGGTGGTCGAGCAGGGGCCGGCGAAGCAGATCCTCGAGAATCCGCAGCACCCCTACACGCAGTCGCTCGTGCAGGCGGCGCCGTCGGTGGCTGCCGCGCGTCTGCGCCCGGAGGCGTTCCACGCCGAGGAGCGTCCGTCCGATCCGAACGCAGCCGAGGACGCCTCGAGCGCGCTCGCCCTGCCGACAGCGGACAACATCGTCGAGATCGAGAACCTCACCAAGGTCTATCCGGTCCGTGGGCAGAAAGAGGACTTCGTCGCCGTGGACGACGTGTCGCTCGCCATCCCGCGCGGCGAGACGGTGGCGATCGTGGGCGAGTCCGGTTCGGGCAAGACGACGACCGCGCGGATGCTGCTGAAGATCATCGAGCCGACGAGCGGTCTCATCCGCTACGAGGGAAAGGACGTCTCCTCGCTGACCCGTGCGGAGACCCGGGACTTCCGGCAGAAGGTGCAGCCGATCTTCCAGGATCCGTACTCGAGCCTGAATCCGATGTTCACCATCGAGCGCCTCATCTCCGAGCCGCTGGACTTCTACAAGCGGGGGAGCGGCGCCGATCGGCGCAAGCGCGTCCGGCAGCTGCTCGACGACGTGGCGCTGCCGCAGTCGATGCTGCGCCGGTATCCGTCCGAGCTGTCCGGCGGTCAGCGTCAGCGTGTCGCGATCGCCCGTGCGCTCGCGCTCTCGCCCGAGCTGATCGTGTGCGACGAACCCGTGTCAGCGCTCGACGTCCTCGTGCAGGATCAGATCCTGAACCTGCTGGGCGACCTGCAGACCGAGTATGGACTCAGCTATCTCTTCATCTCCCACGACCTCGCCGTGGTC
This genomic interval carries:
- a CDS encoding ABC transporter permease produces the protein MTISLPPAQGPSAASGSVVDTVAVNQAGLKEGPGGFWRDVFRRLRRNPTAWIGAGIVLVFVLVSVLAPLLAPYPETALPGAKYITPTHIPGPGELPEFPLGLDRFGGDVLSKLIWGAQASLLIGVISTALGLVGGMILGLLAGTFGGWVDTLIMRIVDIILSVPNLLLAVSIAAILGQTPFAVMIAIGASQVPIFARLLRASMLQQRSSDYVLSAQTLGLGRGQITMSHVLPNAIGPVIVQGTLTLATAVIDAAALSFLGLGGGRPETAEWGRMLTYAQAELAIAPWLAFLPGICIAVTALGFTLFGEALREAMDPRTRAR
- a CDS encoding ABC transporter ATP-binding protein, whose protein sequence is MNAAKETRTTDAPLLSVEGLAVDFATMDGVVHAVEGVDLEIAPGQTVAIVGESGSGKSTTAMAIIGLLAGGGRVAGGSIRLDGKDITRAPESELRTIRGRDIGLVPQDPMSNLNPVAKIGTQVAETLLAHGLATRQNVQQKVVEALTAAGLPDPEKRAKQYPHEFSGGMRQRALIAIGLACKPRLLIADEPTSALDVTVQQTILDQIGDMTRELGTAVLLITHDLGLAAERAERVIVMHRGKVVEQGPAKQILENPQHPYTQSLVQAAPSVAAARLRPEAFHAEERPSDPNAAEDASSALALPTADNIVEIENLTKVYPVRGQKEDFVAVDDVSLAIPRGETVAIVGESGSGKTTTARMLLKIIEPTSGLIRYEGKDVSSLTRAETRDFRQKVQPIFQDPYSSLNPMFTIERLISEPLDFYKRGSGADRRKRVRQLLDDVALPQSMLRRYPSELSGGQRQRVAIARALALSPELIVCDEPVSALDVLVQDQILNLLGDLQTEYGLSYLFISHDLAVVRLISDYVCVMKDGSLVEAASSEEIFTNPRDPYTRRLLASIPGNELNIAS
- a CDS encoding ABC transporter substrate-binding protein — protein: MHHSVMRRRGLIAVTGAAVAAMVLSGCVASERGDDGGEASGDVDGTFVFAASSDPASLDPAFAQDGESFRVSRQIFEGLVGTEPGTADPAPLLAESWESSEDGMSHTFTLKEDVTFHDGTPFNAEAVCANFDRWFNWTGLAASEAFGYYYNKLFKGYAENPADAVYKSCTPDGDYSVTIDLNKPFAGFVASLSLPSFSMQSPSALQEFGADEVSGSAEAPVLSEYAMGHPVGTGPYQFDEWAPGEQVSLKAYDDYWGEAGQIDEIIFRTIDDPTARRQALESGSIDGYDLVGPADTQALEDDGFTMVSRPPFTILYLAFNQALPELQDPKVREALSYAVDKDALISQVLPEGTEKAIEFVPDTVNGYNPDVTTYDYDPEKAKELLAEAGYDEANPLKLTFNYPVNVSRPYMPDPEQIFTVLSSQLAEVGVETTPVSEEWVEYLDRTTGTSDHGIHLLGWTGDYNDTDNFVGVFFGQQSSEWGFDNPELFQKLNEARGVSNLEDQTALYEEINEMVAQFIPGVPLAHPAPTLAFDPRVESYPASPVNDEVFTDIVLTE
- a CDS encoding ABC transporter permease; protein product: MLRTIGRRLLFLIPTLIGLSILLFAWVRALPGGPAVALLGEKATPEAIARVNELYGFNKPIIEQYFIWVGRLLQGDFGTSIQTNRPVTEEFFRRFPATIELSVVALIFAVGVGIPLGYWAARRHGKFTDHASVVLSLIGITIPVFFLAFILKYVFAVQLGWLPSDGRQNPRIDATHPTGFYVWDGIITGEFDASWDALMHLVLPALALGTIPLAIIVRITRASVLEVQNADYVRTGRAKGVGSSTLRSRFILRNAMLPVITTIGLQTGLLISGAVLTETVFAFPGIGSFLARAIFTRDFPVLQGFIIFIAIAYALINLAVDVSYSFIDPRVRVQ